CGAGAAACGGCTCGCGGCGCTCCCGGCCGACGGCAAGGGCCGCACCGTGGAGCTCTCCGCGCTGGACGACTACCGCGTGCTGGTGTCGAGCGGCCTCGACGGCGACACCCTGATCACCGGGCTGCCGATGGAGCCCGTGGAGGCCACGGTCCACCGCCTCGAACTGCTCGCCGGGATCGTCTTCGGCCTCGCCCTCACCGTCACCGGTGTGGCCGGCGCCCTCTGGGTGCGCTGGTCGCTGCGCCCGCTCAGCCGGGTCGCGGCGACCGCCACCCGGGTCAGCGAACTCCCACTGGCCAGCGGCGAGGTGGCGCTGCCGCCCCGGGCCCCGGTATCGGACCCCCGCAGTGAGATCGGCCGGGTCGCCGGCGCCTTCAACCGCATGCTGGGCCATGTCGAGGACGCCCTCACCAAACGGCACGCCAGCGAGGAGCGGCTGCGCAGCTTCGCGGCCGACGCCAGCCATGAACTGCGCACCCCGGTCGCGTCGGTGCGCGGCCACGCGGAACTGGCGTTGCTGCACCCCGGCCCGGTTCCGCCGGAGATCACCCGGGCCCTGGAACGCATCGCCGCCGAGTCGTCCCGCATGGGCGAGATGGTCGACGAGATGCTGCTGCTGGCCCGGCTGGACGCGGGCCGCCCCCTGGAGCGCCGCCCCGTCGACCTCACGATGCTGGTCCTCGACGCGGTCACCGACGCCCGGGCCGCGGGTCCTGGCCACCGCTGGACCCTGGAACTCCCCGAGGAGCCGGTGACGGTCACCGGCGACGCCCACCGCCTGCAACAGGTGGTGGCCAACCTGTTGGCCAACGCGCGTGGGCACACACCCGTCGGCACCGAGGTGACGGTCTCCCTGGAGACCGAGGACACGTCGGCCGTCCTCACGGTCCACGACGACGGCCCAGGTGTCCCTGAGGACATCCAGCCCGGCGTCTTCGAACGCTTCACCCGAGCCGACCGCCGCCGCACCGACGCCCCGGGTGGCGGCGCGGGCCTGGGCCTGTCGATCGTGGCCGCGGTGGCGGAGGCGCACGGCGGAGAAGTGAGCCTGCGGAGCACACCGGGCTCGACCACCTTCACCGTCCGGCTCAGTACCGGGTGATCGCCGTACTCCCGGCCGTCGTACCGATCGCGATGTGCGGCTCCCGGCCCGGGTCGGCCCACCGCAGGATCCGCCGCATCGCCTCACCGGACACCGACACACAACCCGCCGTCGCCCCGGCGCCGTTGACATGAAGGAAGATGCCGGCCCCCCGCCCGCGCACCGGCTTCGTGTAGTTGAACCCGATCACCATGGCGTACGCGTACTGCTTCTCGTAGGCGATCAGATGCTCGGACTCGGTGGCCCGGCAGTCCTTGGCGCGCGGCTCGCTCCAACGGTTGTAGACGCGCGAGTCGTTGTCCTGACACCACCAGGAACTCGCGCGCACCGGACGGTACTTGTACGAGGTCCCGCTCGGCGCGCCCTTGATGCCGAAGGCGTACGGCAGCTCGTACAGCCCCGCCGGTGTCGTGTTCGTCCCCTGCTTCCGCGAGGTGCCCTCCACGAGGCCGTTCGCCCCGAACCGCGCCGTCGCCGAACCGGCCTTCACCCACCGCCCGTTGCTGAGGTCCCACCAGGTGACCATGCCGGAGGTGGCGCTGCTCTTCGGGGCGACCGCGGTGATCAGCTGGCTGCCGCCCCCGGTGTCGGCCATGCGCGCGGGAAGCGGGAGTTGCCCGCCGTCGGGAGCGGCGCCGAGCACGAGGAGGGACGCGGACACGAGAGCCGTGGCGACGGCGGGGGAGCCCATGGCTCAGACGGTAGAGGGCGGCAGCGGCAACGGCAGCCCGGGTAGGCCATCCAGGCTCGTCGCGATGTGCTCCTTCTTGGCGAAGTAGGCGCTCAGGGAGTCGTCGTCCTCGCGCGCGAAGCGCCGGGCGTGCAGATCGCGGTCCTCGTCGTACGTCATGAAGGGCACCGCGTAGCCGCAGGAGTCGCGGATCTGCCGGGCCGTCACGACGATGATCGCCCGCAGACCGTGCAGGCTCGGGTCGATGTCCGGGAAGTGCGTGAGCAGTTCCTTGAAGCGGGGGTCGTCGCGCAGCACCGCCTCGCCCTCGCCGTGCACCCGGACGATGTTGGGCGGGCCCTGGAAGGCACACCACATGAGCGTGATCCGGCCGTTCTCCCGCAGATGGGCGACCGTCTCCGCGGTGGAGCCGGCGAAGTCCAGGTAGGCGACGGTGAGTTCGTCGAGGACCGCGAAGGATCCCTTGAGCCCCTTGGGGGAGAGGTTGACCGTGCCGTCGCCGGAGAGGGGGGCGGTCGCGGTGAAGAAGAGGGGCTGCGCCTCGATGAAAGTGCGCAGCCGGCCGTCTATACGCTCGTAAGTCTTTCCCATGTCTAACGATTATGGGTGCAGGTATTTCGCCTGTCTAATGAATTGGCCCGCCGCTTCCCAGGCCCCCGCCGTGGCCGCCCCGGCCGGCGCATCACTCGGGGCGGCCACAGCACCTGTCACGTCACTGGGTGAGCGTGCAGGTGGCCAGGGAACCGAGGCCCTGGGGCTTCTCGGCGGTGCGGCCGATGGAGATGGCGATGCGGTCGATCGTGGACGTCCGCTTGTCCGCCAGCGGGCCGAGGATGGCGTTCTGGACGAAGTTGGGTCCGCCCTGGCCGACCGTGTTGACCAGGCGCGTGTTCGCCTCGTCGATCTGGGTCTGGAGCAGCGCGAGGTTGCGGTCGACCTCGGCCTGCGCGGAGGCCGGGACGGCGGGGAGCTGGGAGGCGACGTCCGGGCAGGTGATGGTGCCGACGCCGGCGTTGTCCGCGTCGCCCGTGTCCTCGCCCGCGTTGCCGGTGTCCTGTCCGGCGTCCTGGCCCGTGTCCCCGGCGGCCTCCGAGGCGGGGGCGCTCGGCGTGGCCTCGGCCTCCTCGCCGGTGTCCGCGGCGCCGTCGGCGTTGAGGGTGCAGGGCGCGAGCGCGTCGAGACCCTGGGGCTTCTCCGCCGTACGGCCGATCGCGGTGGCCATGCGGTTGACGGTCGCGATCCGCTTGTCCTCCAGCGGGCCCAGAATGGCGTTCTGGACGAAGTTGGGTCCGCCCTGGCCGACGGTGTCGGCGAGACGCTTGTTGGCCTCGTCGATCTGGGTCTGGAGGAGGGTGAGGTTGCGGTCGATCTCGGCCTGCGCGCTCGCCGGGATGTCCGGGAGCTGGGAGGCGACGTCCGGGCAGGTGATGGTGCCGGGGCTCGCGAGGGTGCGGGCGGTGTCGTTGCCGCTGCTCTTGGAGCTCTCCCCGGCGAGGGCGGAACCGGCGATCACCGCACCGGTCAGCACCAGTGCGGTAGCGCTGCCGATGAGGGCGACGCGGCGCTTGTTGTACTTCGGAAGGGCCCTGGACATGCGGATGCCTCACAAGGGTCGGGAGTGTCGTGGTGTTCGTCGTGTGTACAAACGCGGCGCCTGCGTTCGGGGGGAGGTACGAGCAAGCGGTTTCCCATGTTCAAAGGGAACCTCAAAAACACGTCAGATTGACGAATCATGCAGAGGTCTGCATACTCATGCATAACCTTGAATGCGGCGATGAGGAGCAACGCAAGTGAGCAGCAACAGCGGTGACGTCCGGCTCTGGGGCGGCCGTTTCGCCGACGGTCCCGCCGAGGCCCTGGCCAAGCTGTCCGCGTCCGTGCACTTCGACTGGCGGCTGGCTCCCTACGACATCGCCGGTTCGCGTGCCCACGCGCGCGTGCTGCACAAGGCGGGGCTCCTCACCGAGGACGAGCTTCAGCGCATGATCGCCGGGCTCGACCAGCTGGAGGCCGACGTCGTCGCCGGCTCCTTCGTCGGCACCATCGCCGACGAGGACGTCCACACCGCCCTGGAGCGCGGCCTCCTGGAGCGCCTCGGCCCCGACCTCGGCGGCAAGCTCCGCGCCGGCCGCTCCCGCAACGACCAGGTGGCGACCCTCTTCCGGATGTACCTGCGGGACCACGCCCGGATCATCGGCGGCCTCATCGCCGACCTCCAGGACGCCCTGATCGGCCTCGCCGAGGCCCACGCGGACGTGGCGATGCCCGGCCGCACCCACCTCCAGCACGCCCAGCCGGTGCTCTTCGCCCACCACGTCCTGGCCCATGCCCAGGCCCTCTCCCGGGACGCGGAGCGGCTGCGCCAGTGGGACGCCCGCACGGCCGTGTCGCCCTACGGTGCCGGCGCCCTGGCCGGCTCCTCCCTCGGCCTGGACCCGGAGGCGGTGGCGAGGGACCTCGGCTTCGAGCACGGCAGCGTCGGCAACTCCATCGACGGCACGGCCTCGCGTGACTTCGTCGCGGAGTTCGCCTTCATCACCGCGATGATCGGTGTGAACCTCTCCCGGATCGCCGAGGAGATCATCATCTGGAACACGAAGGAGTTCTCCTTCGTGACCCTGCACGACGCGTTCTCCACTGGCTCGTCGATCATGCCGCAGAAGAAGAACCCCGACATCGCGGAGCTGGCGCGCGGCAAGTCGGGCCGCCTGATCGGCAACCTGACGGGTCTGATGGCGACGCTGAAGGCGCTCCCCCTCGCCTACAACCGCGACCTCCAGGAGGACAAGGAGCCGGTCTTCGACTCCTGCGACCAGCTGGAGGTCCTCCTCCCCGCCTTCACCGGCATGATGGCCACCCTCACCGTCAACCGCGAGCGCATGGAGGAGCTGGCCCCGGCCGGCTTCTCCCTCGCCACCGACATCGCCGAGTGGCTGGTCAAGCAGGGCGTCCCCTTCCGTGTCGCCCACGAGGTCGCCGGCGAGTGCGTCAAGGCCGCCGAGGCCGAGGGCAAGGAGCTCGACGAACTGACGGATGACCAGTTCGCGAAGATCTCCACCCACCTCACCCCGGAGGTCCGCAAGGTCCTCAACGTCAAGGGCGCGTTGGCGTCCCGCAACGGCCGCGGCGGCACGGCCCCGAGCGCGGTGGCGATCCAGCTGGCGGAGGTGAAGGAGAACGTGGAGGTCCAGCACGCCTGGGCCACTGCGAAGAAGCGTTAGGGGCAGCGCCGCCAGGGGCGCGGGGAACGGCGCGAGCAACCACGAATCACCCGCACCCGCACAACGCACCGCACCACCCGAGCTCTGAAGCGAAGGTCATCGCGGGTTAAGTTGGTGAACAGCCTTGAGCCGACCCAACGGAGCCCGCGATGCCCTTCGCCCGCCTGGCCACAGCGACCACCCCCACCTGCCACATCGGACTGGGCCTCGCAGCCGTCGGCCGCCCCGGCTACATCAACCTCGGTCGCGGCGAAGACCTCGGCGACGATCGCAGCGTCGAATCGCTGCGCACCCGCACCCACGAACTCCTCGACGCCGCCTACGCCCAGGGCGTCCGCTACTTCGACGCGGCCCGCTCCTACGGCCGTTCCGAGGAGTTCCTCGCGGACTGGCTCAACGCCGACCCCGGCCGGAACGACGTGGTCATCGGCAGCAAGTGGGGCTACACCTACACCGCCGCCTGGACCACCGACGCCGAGAAGCACGAGGTCAAGGACCACGGCCTCGACACCTACGAACGCCAGCGCCGCGAAACCGCCGAGCTCCTCGGCGACCACCTGGACCTCTATCAAATCCACTCGGTGACCCCGGACAGCCCGGCCCTCACCGACAAGGAACTGCACGGCAAGCTCGCCGAGGCCGCCGCCGACGGCATCAGCATCGGCTTCTCCACCAGCGGCCCCGCCCAGGCGGACGCCATCCGCGCCGCCCTGGAGGTGACGGTCGACGGCGAGCCCCTCTTCCGCACCGTCCAGTCGACGTACAACGCCCTGGAGACCTCCGCCGCGCCCGCCCTCGCCGAGGCCCACGACGCCGGTCTCACGGTGATCGTCAAGGAGGGCATGGCCAACGGCAGGCTCGCGGCCCCGCACGCGCCGGACACCCTGAAGGCCGTGGCCGAGGAGACGTCTCTCGGCTGTGACGCGGTCGCCCTCGCCCTGGTCCTGCGCCAGCCGTGGGCCGGTGTCGTCCTGTCCGGAGCGGCGACCACCACCCAGCTGGCCTCCAACCTGCACGCGGCCGTCGTGGACCTGGACGAGGACCAGCTCGCGCGGCTCGCCGCGCTGGCGGAGGAGCCGCGGGCGTACTGGGAGAAGCGCGGCAGCCTGCCCTGGCACTGAGCCGGCAGAACCCCTGCTCAGCACCTCACGCATGAGACGTCCATGCCTTTAATGAGACGCTGATGTCTCATATGGGCTATGGTTGTCTCATGGCTGTCGACCGAGCTCATGTGCTGCGCAGTGCCGCGGCCCTGCTGACCCGCAAATCCACCGCGACCATGGACGAGGTCGCCAAGGGTGCGGGGATCAGCAGGGCCACCCTGCACCGGCACTTCGCCGGGCGCGACGCGCTCGTCCGCGCTCTGGAGGCACTCGGCATCGAGGAGTGCGAGGCCGCGCTGGACGCGGCCCGGCTCGACGAGGGCCCGGCGCGGGACGCCGTACACCGCCTCGTCCGAGAGATCGAACCGGCCGCCGCCCTGCTCGCCTTCCTCTACACCGAGAACCAGCTGTTCGAGGGGGAGGAGCAGAACCCCGGCTGGACCCGCATCGACGAGCGCATCGCGGCCCTGTTCCGACGCGGTCAGGACGTCGGAGAGTTCCGCATCGACCTGACCCCGGCCTGGCTCACCGAGGCGCTGTACGGCCTGCTGGCCTCCGGCGCCTGGGCGGTGATGGAGGGCCGCGTGGCGGCGAAGGACTTCACGTACATGATCGCCGAGCTGCTGCTCGGCGGCGCACTGAGGCATCACGCGGAACCGCACCCCACAGAACCGCTCCCCACAGAACCGCGTCGCGCAGAACCGCTCCCCACAGAACCGCATCGCGCAGAACCGAGAGAGGAATCATGACCAGCACCTTGCGGCCGGCGACCACGATCGAGGCGGTGACCAAGCGTCCGGGCCGTTGGCTCGCGCTGTCCGTCCTCGTGCTCGCCGTGCTGCTGGTGGCCGTCGACGCGACCGTCCTCGGTCTCGCGACCCCCTACATCAGCGAGGACCTGAATCCCACCGGCTCCCAGCTCCTCTGGATCGGCGACGTCTACTCCTTCGTCATCGCCGGTCTGCTCGTCACCATGGGCAGCCTCGGTGACCGTATCGGCCGCAAGAGGATCCTGCTCGTCGGAGCCACGGCGTTCGGGGCGATATCGGTCCTCAACGCCTATGCCACGACACCGGAGTTGATGATCCTGGCCCGCGCCCTTCTGGGCGTCGCGGGCGCGACCCTCATGCCGGCGACCCTCGCCCTGATCCGCAACCTCTTCCATGACCCGCGGGAACGCAGTCTCGCCGTGGGCATCTGGGGCGCGACGGCCTCCGCGGGCACCGCGATCGGCCCCATCGCCGGTGGCTTCCTGCTCGAACACTTCTGGTGGGGCTCGGTCTTCCTGATCAACCTGCCCGTGATGGCGGTCCTGGTCCTCGTCGGCATCAAGCTGCTGCCGGAGTCCAAGAACCCGAACCCGGGCCCGTGGGACCTGACCAGTGTCACCCTGTCCCTGGTGGGCGTGATCGCGGTGGTGTACGCCGTCAAGGAGACGGCCTCACACGGTTTCGGCTGGGAGATCCTCGGCATCGGCGCCCTCGGCGCGGGGGCCCTGTACTGGTTCGTCCACCGCCAACTGACCCTGCCGACACCCCTGTTGGACATGCGGCTGTTCCGCAACCGTGGCTTCAGCGCGGCGGTCCTCGCCGACCTGCTGACCATCCTCGGCCTGTCCGGCCTGGTCTTCTTCCTCTCCCAGTACTTGCAACTCGTCCAGGGGCGACGCCCGTTGGAGGCGGGCCTCGCCGAACTCCCCGCGGCTGTGGGCGCGGTGGCGGCCGGCCTGATCGCGGGCTGGGCGGCCCGCCGCTGGTCGGTCCGCGCGGTGGTCTCCGGCGGCCTGGCTGCGGTCGGCGTGGCACTGGCCTCGCTGACCGTCATCGACCAGTCCACCGGCTACCCGTTGCTGGGCGCGGCCCTCCTGGTCGTGGGCATAGGCGCCGGCTTCTCCTTCACCGTCACCGCCGACGTCATCCTGTCCGGCGTCCCCAAGGAACAGGCGGGCTCGGCGTCCGCGGTCTCGGAAACGGCGTACGAGCTGGGCGCGGCCCTGGGTATCGCCGTACTGGGCTCGATCGTGACGGGCGTGTACCGGGGCTTCACGGCCCCGGCGGGGACACCCGAGGGCGCCCACGAGTCGCTGGGGGCAGCCGTGGAGTCAGCGGCAGGAATGCCGACGCGGCAGGCGCAGGCGCTGCTCACGTCGGCGAGGGAATCCTTCGTGGACGGCCTGACGATCGCGGCGGGAGCAGGAGCAGCGGTCCTGCTCGCTACGGCATGCGCAGCATGGTTCCTGCTGAGAAACCAACGGTTGGACGGCCGACCTTAAGGGGCGCGGGGCTGTGTCGATGTGCGGCTCCGCCGCGTGGGCGCGACCAGCCCCCACCGGCCGTCGGCCGAAAACTACGCCGCTTCCTTGGCCTTCGTCGCATACATGTCCACGTACTCCTGCCCCGACAACCGCATGACCTCGGTCATCACGGAATCCGTCACGGCCCGCAGCACATACCGATCCCGGTCCATCCCGTCGTACCGCGAGAACTCCATGGCCTCACCGAACCGAACGGTCACCTTGGCCGGCCGCGGCATCCCCGCCCCGCCCGGCTGGATCCGATCCGTGCCGATCATGGCGAAGGGAACCACCGGCGCCCCCGTCATCAGGGTCAGCCGCGCGATGCCGGTGCGCCCCCGGTACAGCCGCCCGTCGGGGGAGCGGGTGCCCTCGGGGTAGATGCCGAAGACCTTGCCCTCCTCCAGCACCCGGCGTCCGGTCATCAGTGCCGCGACCCCGCCCCGGCCGCCGTCCCGGTCGACCGGGATCATGCCGGTGCCGGTGAAGAACCAGGCCATCAGCCGGCCCTTCAGCCCCTTGCCGGTGACGTACTCGTCCTTGCCGATGAAGAACACCTGCCGGTCGCAGACGAGCGGAAGGATCATCGAGTCGATGAAGGTGACGTGGTTGCCGGCCAGGA
This DNA window, taken from Streptomyces sp. NBC_00663, encodes the following:
- a CDS encoding aldo/keto reductase, encoding MPFARLATATTPTCHIGLGLAAVGRPGYINLGRGEDLGDDRSVESLRTRTHELLDAAYAQGVRYFDAARSYGRSEEFLADWLNADPGRNDVVIGSKWGYTYTAAWTTDAEKHEVKDHGLDTYERQRRETAELLGDHLDLYQIHSVTPDSPALTDKELHGKLAEAAADGISIGFSTSGPAQADAIRAALEVTVDGEPLFRTVQSTYNALETSAAPALAEAHDAGLTVIVKEGMANGRLAAPHAPDTLKAVAEETSLGCDAVALALVLRQPWAGVVLSGAATTTQLASNLHAAVVDLDEDQLARLAALAEEPRAYWEKRGSLPWH
- a CDS encoding pyridoxamine 5'-phosphate oxidase family protein; translated protein: MGKTYERIDGRLRTFIEAQPLFFTATAPLSGDGTVNLSPKGLKGSFAVLDELTVAYLDFAGSTAETVAHLRENGRITLMWCAFQGPPNIVRVHGEGEAVLRDDPRFKELLTHFPDIDPSLHGLRAIIVVTARQIRDSCGYAVPFMTYDEDRDLHARRFAREDDDSLSAYFAKKEHIATSLDGLPGLPLPLPPSTV
- the argH gene encoding argininosuccinate lyase; the protein is MSSNSGDVRLWGGRFADGPAEALAKLSASVHFDWRLAPYDIAGSRAHARVLHKAGLLTEDELQRMIAGLDQLEADVVAGSFVGTIADEDVHTALERGLLERLGPDLGGKLRAGRSRNDQVATLFRMYLRDHARIIGGLIADLQDALIGLAEAHADVAMPGRTHLQHAQPVLFAHHVLAHAQALSRDAERLRQWDARTAVSPYGAGALAGSSLGLDPEAVARDLGFEHGSVGNSIDGTASRDFVAEFAFITAMIGVNLSRIAEEIIIWNTKEFSFVTLHDAFSTGSSIMPQKKNPDIAELARGKSGRLIGNLTGLMATLKALPLAYNRDLQEDKEPVFDSCDQLEVLLPAFTGMMATLTVNRERMEELAPAGFSLATDIAEWLVKQGVPFRVAHEVAGECVKAAEAEGKELDELTDDQFAKISTHLTPEVRKVLNVKGALASRNGRGGTAPSAVAIQLAEVKENVEVQHAWATAKKR
- a CDS encoding sensor histidine kinase yields the protein MKVPRPHTMRARLTLGLVVLLAVSCAAVGVAAVVGLRGFLTGRLDEQLAEAGNRFAVSLEHKGDLPGASGDHDSDDRGDTRRQATGTFGARLVDGTVTHAAVVRPSGTKDVTLTERDEKRLAALPADGKGRTVELSALDDYRVLVSSGLDGDTLITGLPMEPVEATVHRLELLAGIVFGLALTVTGVAGALWVRWSLRPLSRVAATATRVSELPLASGEVALPPRAPVSDPRSEIGRVAGAFNRMLGHVEDALTKRHASEERLRSFAADASHELRTPVASVRGHAELALLHPGPVPPEITRALERIAAESSRMGEMVDEMLLLARLDAGRPLERRPVDLTMLVLDAVTDARAAGPGHRWTLELPEEPVTVTGDAHRLQQVVANLLANARGHTPVGTEVTVSLETEDTSAVLTVHDDGPGVPEDIQPGVFERFTRADRRRTDAPGGGAGLGLSIVAAVAEAHGGEVSLRSTPGSTTFTVRLSTG
- a CDS encoding L,D-transpeptidase family protein, which encodes MGSPAVATALVSASLLVLGAAPDGGQLPLPARMADTGGGSQLITAVAPKSSATSGMVTWWDLSNGRWVKAGSATARFGANGLVEGTSRKQGTNTTPAGLYELPYAFGIKGAPSGTSYKYRPVRASSWWCQDNDSRVYNRWSEPRAKDCRATESEHLIAYEKQYAYAMVIGFNYTKPVRGRGAGIFLHVNGAGATAGCVSVSGEAMRRILRWADPGREPHIAIGTTAGSTAITRY
- a CDS encoding MFS transporter produces the protein MTSTLRPATTIEAVTKRPGRWLALSVLVLAVLLVAVDATVLGLATPYISEDLNPTGSQLLWIGDVYSFVIAGLLVTMGSLGDRIGRKRILLVGATAFGAISVLNAYATTPELMILARALLGVAGATLMPATLALIRNLFHDPRERSLAVGIWGATASAGTAIGPIAGGFLLEHFWWGSVFLINLPVMAVLVLVGIKLLPESKNPNPGPWDLTSVTLSLVGVIAVVYAVKETASHGFGWEILGIGALGAGALYWFVHRQLTLPTPLLDMRLFRNRGFSAAVLADLLTILGLSGLVFFLSQYLQLVQGRRPLEAGLAELPAAVGAVAAGLIAGWAARRWSVRAVVSGGLAAVGVALASLTVIDQSTGYPLLGAALLVVGIGAGFSFTVTADVILSGVPKEQAGSASAVSETAYELGAALGIAVLGSIVTGVYRGFTAPAGTPEGAHESLGAAVESAAGMPTRQAQALLTSARESFVDGLTIAAGAGAAVLLATACAAWFLLRNQRLDGRP
- a CDS encoding TetR/AcrR family transcriptional regulator, which translates into the protein MAVDRAHVLRSAAALLTRKSTATMDEVAKGAGISRATLHRHFAGRDALVRALEALGIEECEAALDAARLDEGPARDAVHRLVREIEPAAALLAFLYTENQLFEGEEQNPGWTRIDERIAALFRRGQDVGEFRIDLTPAWLTEALYGLLASGAWAVMEGRVAAKDFTYMIAELLLGGALRHHAEPHPTEPLPTEPRRAEPLPTEPHRAEPREES
- a CDS encoding lysophospholipid acyltransferase family protein, whose product is MSRFALIKAVLGPIMRLMFRPRVEGAEHIPGDGPVILAGNHVTFIDSMILPLVCDRQVFFIGKDEYVTGKGLKGRLMAWFFTGTGMIPVDRDGGRGGVAALMTGRRVLEEGKVFGIYPEGTRSPDGRLYRGRTGIARLTLMTGAPVVPFAMIGTDRIQPGGAGMPRPAKVTVRFGEAMEFSRYDGMDRDRYVLRAVTDSVMTEVMRLSGQEYVDMYATKAKEAA